TTTGGTCTCGTCCGGCACTACTCATGGCGAACACCTCTTTGTTCCAAGAAGTGCGTCGATCGCTTCAGAGCTCGCAGGGAAAGTGACCGCAATTGGGTGGGCTGGCTCCAGATCACCTTCAACCAGCTGCCAGAGAACCGCGCGAGGGTCTCGTGATGGTCCAGATCTCACAACGAGGCAAGGCATATTTAGAGACAGCATGGACTTTGCTCCGCGCAGCCCAAACCATGACCGACTCAGCGATCGCGGGGCACCTTAAGGACCTTGCCGACTATTACGAGTCGCGGGCTGATAACGCTTCGCATGCTTATGCGGCCAAACATTCGTCCGATAGGCTGAGCGCATGACCAGTGCGCAGCTTCAAACATGTTCCTGGAATTTTCGTCGATGCTCGCGAAGAACTCGCGAAGGAGATCAAGGAAAAGGCACTTGGCGCGGGCCTATCATAATTCGAGAAGCCCACTCCATTTGCGCCGCGCGATCAGCCTTCGATCTTGGGTTCAATGACCTGTCGTACTTCAACAGGGCGCTTCGTCGGCGCTACAGCGCGACACCATCTGAGATTAGGAATGGCGGGGCGCCCGCGGCGCATCAGTTTCGCGCCAGAGCACCAAAGACCACGTCCATTTCGTAGAGCCTTCTCTTTGCCAGCTTTGGGTCAAAATGCGAAAGAACTCAGGTTGAGCAAATCTGGGCACGGCGCAACTTCGCAGATGGGCCAGGAGCCGACCTCGGCGTGAATGAGCAAAAACCGACCTCGGCGCAATGGGCGAAACCGGCGGTTGCCAACGGTACCCTCGAGGCGCACGCTGACCGCGACAGCCACGCTTCTCGAGCCCCCCAAATGATTGGTTTCACACAACCTCCCTGCGAGGCTAACATTATCCGGGCGACACCAGCCTTTGACGCGACACCGTCGCAAAGACGCAAGCGGCTGACGCTGGCGGCGACCATATTCGGATCGAGCATGGCATTGGTCGATGGGTCGGTCGTAAATATCGCCCTGCCGACGATTCAGCACGTCTTGCATGCAAGCGTGGCCGCGACCCAATGGATCGTTAGTGCTTACCTGCTGCTGCTAAGCGCTACGGTGTTGGTTGGAGGGGCGGCTGCCGATCTTTACGGCCGTCGACGCATCTTTGTTTTCGGCATTACGATATTCACCTTGGCCTCCATTACGTGCGGCCTGTCCCCCAACATCACGGTGCTAGTCGCAAGCCGCGCAATCCAAGGGGTTGGCGCCGCGTTCCTCATCCCGGCGAGCCTCGCGATGTTGGGAGCGACTTTTGACGAGCACGAGCGCAATGATGCGATCGGAGTATGGGCTGGTGTCGGCGCGCTGACCGCCGCCGTCGGCCCGGTATTGGGCGGCTGGCTCGTCGATCAGGTGTCGTGGCGCGCGATTTTTCTGCTCAATGTGCCGCTGGCGGCCGTCGCGGCGGGACTTGCGAGCTTCGCAGGCGAAAGCCGAAATGACAACGCAAAATCGTTGGACTGGGCCGGAGCGGCCACGGTCGCCGCCGGTCTGGCCGCGATCACCTGGGGGCTTAACGCCGTTCCGGCCTCGGGATTTTCTGACAGAACCGTAGTCGGCGCGCTCGGATCGGGATTTCTATTGCTCTTGTTATTTCTCGCAATGGAAGCCCGGCTCGGCGCACGAGCAATGATGCCGATATCGCTGTACGGTTCGCGCAGTTTTGCCGCAGCCAACGCATTGACGCTGTTGCTTTATTTTGCGCTAGGCGGTGCGCTGTATTATCTGCCGTTTGGCTTGATCCGGCTCGGCGGCTACTCCGCGACACAGGCCGGTGCTGCACTGCTTCCATTTGCTCTCATCATGGGTTTCGGCGCGCAATTCGCCGGCATGCTTTCCGACCGTTTCGGGCCGCAGCAGTCGCTCACCATCGGACCCGTCATCGCAGGCTGCGGTCTGGCGCTGCTGGCGTTTGCCGATTTCCGACAATCCTACTTGGCCGGCGCGTTTCCGGCGATCTGCGTATTTGGCATCGGTATGACCATCACGGTCCCGCCGCTGACATCGATGGTAATGTCGTCGGTGGGTGACGCCCACGCAGGACTCGCTTCGGGCGTCAACAACGCGGTCGCTCGGGTGGCAGGTCTCTTGGCAGTC
The DNA window shown above is from Bradyrhizobium sp. CB1650 and carries:
- a CDS encoding MFS transporter, whose translation is MNEQKPTSAQWAKPAVANGTLEAHADRDSHASRAPQMIGFTQPPCEANIIRATPAFDATPSQRRKRLTLAATIFGSSMALVDGSVVNIALPTIQHVLHASVAATQWIVSAYLLLLSATVLVGGAAADLYGRRRIFVFGITIFTLASITCGLSPNITVLVASRAIQGVGAAFLIPASLAMLGATFDEHERNDAIGVWAGVGALTAAVGPVLGGWLVDQVSWRAIFLLNVPLAAVAAGLASFAGESRNDNAKSLDWAGAATVAAGLAAITWGLNAVPASGFSDRTVVGALGSGFLLLLLFLAMEARLGARAMMPISLYGSRSFAAANALTLLLYFALGGALYYLPFGLIRLGGYSATQAGAALLPFALIMGFGAQFAGMLSDRFGPQQSLTIGPVIAGCGLALLAFADFRQSYLAGAFPAICVFGIGMTITVPPLTSMVMSSVGDAHAGLASGVNNAVARVAGLLAVAALGAVLFASFSYHLAGAPRAQANETLNAILAGQAGITEAATAAFERALRIVLQVAALCSLLGGILLRFWIRPIGSQAAR